A genomic region of Zea mays cultivar B73 chromosome 6, Zm-B73-REFERENCE-NAM-5.0, whole genome shotgun sequence contains the following coding sequences:
- the LOC103630498 gene encoding probable LRR receptor-like serine/threonine-protein kinase At1g06840 isoform X1: MAKFADVLCAVTLLVLLPCSDVALGQTTDPSEVNGLRAIKGRLVDPMQNLMNWNRGDPCRSNWTGVFCHKVNDDTFLHVTELQLFKRNLSGTLAPEVSLLSHLKTLDFMWNNLTGSIPKEIGNITTLKLILLNGNQLSGILPYEIGNLQSLNRLQVDQNQLSGPIPKSFSNLRSVKHLHMNNNSLSGAIPSELSTLPLLLHLLVDNNNLSGPLPPEFAEAPAMKIFQADNNNFSGSSIPTTYNNISTLLKLSLRNCSLQGDIPDLSSIPQLGYLDISWNQLTGSIPTNKLASNITTIDLSHNMLNGTIPQNFSGLPKLQILSLEDNYLNGSVPSTIWNGIELTGNRSLILDFQNNSLKTIPDTFDPPPNTTVMLYGNPVCGGTNGSLITNLCQPMSVNMQTSQNEHGSSCQPCPVDKNYEYNPSSPLTCFCAVPLGVGLRLKSPGITDFRPYEDDFEINLTSLLQLFRYQLSIERYIWEVGPRLNMHMKLFPSNSSLFNISEIVRLRHVLAGWEITLSDVFGPYELLNFTLGSYADEFPNAVSTGLSKAALGSIFASTIAGAILLSVVATTLIVRRRSRHRTVSKRSLSRFSVKVDGVRCFTFEEMAIATNNFDLSAQVGQGGYGKVYKGILGDGALVAIKRAHEDSLQGSREFCTEIELLSRLHHRNLVSLVGYCDEEDEQMLVYEFMSNGTLRDHLSAKSKRPLSFGLRLKIALGAAKGILYLHTEADPPIFHRDVKASNILLDSKFVAKVADFGLSRLAPVPDVEGTLPAHVSTVVKGTPGYLDPEYFLTHKLTDKSDVYSLGVVFLEMLTGMKPIEHGKNIVREVNSACQSGAVSGIIDGRMGLYPPECIKRFLSLATKCCQDETDDRPSMWEIVRELELILRMMPEEDLILLETSETDSTDVSKSLSSSATRTLFVSSQASGSLDASSGMISGRVTPR, translated from the exons ATGGCTAAGTTTGCAGACGTCCTCTGTGCAGTTACACTACTTGTGTTGCTCCCCTGCTCGGATGTTGCATTGGGGCAGACTACTGACCCTTCCGAGG TCAATGGGCTCAGGGCTATCAAGGGACGATTAGTTGATCCTATGCAAAACCTTATGAATTGGAATAGGGGAGATCCGTGCAGGTCAAATTGGACAGGAGTCTTCTGCCACAAAGTGAATGATGATACATTTCTTCATGTGACAGAATT GCAGTTATTTAAGAGGAATCTCTCAGGAACTCTGGCACCAGAGGTCAGTCTTTTATCTCATCTGAAAACACT GGATTTTATGTGGAACAACTTAACTGGTAGCATCCCAAAGGAAATAGGCAACATCACTACGCTCAAACTTAT ACTTTTGAATGGCAATCAACTCTCTGGTATTTTACCTTATGAGATCGGTAACCTTCAAAGTTTAAACAGATTACAGGTTGACCAAAACCAATTGTCCGGCCCCATACCTAAATCATTTTCCAATTTAAGAAGTGTGAAACATCT TCATATGAACAATAATTCGTTAAGTGGGGCCATCCCGTCTGAACTTTCCACATTGCCTCTTCTTCTTCACCT GCTTGTTGACAATAACAACCTATCTGGACCTCTCCCTCCAGAATTTGCTGAAGCGCCTGCCATGAAAATATT TCAGGCTGATAACAATAACTTCAGTGGAAGTTCCATCCCTACTACATATAACAACATATCCACACTACTAAAGCT GAGTCTTAGAAATTGCAGCTTGCAAGGAGATATTCCAGATTTGAGTAGCATACCTCAACTTGGCTATTT GGATATTAGCTGGAACCAGTTGACAGGATCTATACCAACTAATAAGCTCGCTTCCAATATCACTACAAT TGATTTGTCGCACAACATGCTCAATGGAACTATCCCACAGAACTTCTCAGGGCTCCCCAAGCTTCAGATATT GTCACTTGAGGATAATTATCTAAATGGTTCTGTTCCCTCGACAATCTGGAATGGCATCGAGCTTACTGGAAATAGAAGCCTTATTCT AGACTTCCAAAACAATTCTCTCAAGACAATTCCGGACACATTTGATCCTCCCCCAAATACCACTGTAAT GCTATATGGAAACCCTGTGTGTGGGGGTACGAATGGATCTCTGATAACCAACCTGTGCCAACCCATGTCAGTAAACATGCAAACGTCGCAAAATGAACATGGCTCTAGTTGTCAACCTTGTCCTGTGGATAAAAATTATGAGTACAATCCATCATCACCACTAACTTGCTTTTGTGCGGTGCCACTTGGAGTCGGACTTCGTCTGAAGAGTCCAGGAATCACAGATTTTCGTCCCTATGAAGATGACTTTGAGATCAACTTAACCTCTTTATTGCAACTGTTTCGGTATCAGTTAAGTATTGAACGCTACATATGGGAGGTTGGTCCAAGGCTAAATATGCACATGAAGTTATTTCCAAGTAATTCAAGTCTATTCAATATATCTGAGATTGTGCGACTCAGACATGTACTTGCTGGCTGGGAAATTACCCTTTCAGATGTATTTGGTCCATATGAGCTTCTCAACTTCACACTAGGTTCTTATGCAGATG AATTTCCAAATGCAGTGTCAACAGGTTTAAGTAAGGCTGCACTGGGCAGTATCTTTGCTAGCACAATTGCTGGCGCTATTTTACTTTCTGTGGTAGCTACCACCCTTATAGTGAGAAGGCGTTCAAGACACAGAACTGTCTCAAAACGTTCAT TGTCAAGGTTTTCTGTCAAAGTTGATGGCGTTAGATGTTTCACATTTGAAGAAATGGCTATAGCAACAAATAATTTTGATCTATCAGCCCAAGTTGGCCAAGGAGGTTACGGCAAAGTCTACAAGGGAATTCTAGGCGATGGAGCACTTGTAGCAATCAAACGAGCACACGAGGATTCCCTTCAAGGTTCAAGGGAGTTCTGCACGGAGATAGAGCTACTATCAAGATTGCATCATCGCAATTTGGTTTCATTGGTTGGCTATTGCGATGAAGAGGATGAGCAG ATGCTGGTTTATGAATTCATGTCAAATGGCACTTTACGTGATCATCTTTCTG CCAAGTCCAAGAGACCTCTAAGTTTTGGTTTGAGGTTGAAAATCGCATTGGGTGCTGCAAAGGGAATTTTGTATCTACATACTGAAGCAGATCCACCTATATTCCACCGTGATGTTAAGGCCAGCAACATTCTGTTGGACTCCAAATTCGTTGCAAAGGTAGCCGATTTTGGTCTCTCGAGGCTTGCTCCAGTGCCAGATGTCGAAGGGACATTGCCAGCTCACGTATCCACTGTTGTCAAGGGCACCCCA GGCTATCTTGATCCGGAATACTTCCTAACTCACAAACTGACCGACAAGAGTGATGTTTACAGCCTGGGTGTCGTGTTCCTTGAAATGTTAACTGGTATGAAACCAATTGAGCATGGTAAAAACATAGTGAGAGAG GTAAACTCAGCTTGCCAGTCGGGCGCAGTTTCTGGAATAATCGATGGCCGGATGGGCTTATACCCCCCAGAATGCATCAAGAGGTTCTTATCACTAGCAACCAAGTGTTGCCAGGATGAAACTGATGACAGGCCTTCCATGTGGGAGATTGTCAGAGAACTTGAGCTCATCTTGAGGATGATGCCTGAAGAGGACCTGATTCTGCTGGAAACCTCAGAAACAGACTCGACCGATGTCAGTAAGTCGTTGTCATCTTCAGCGACCAGGACCCTCTTCGTCTCGTCACAGGCCTCTGGGAGTCTTGATGCGAGCAGCGGCATGATCTCTGGAAGAGTAACTCCCCGGTAG
- the LOC103630498 gene encoding probable LRR receptor-like serine/threonine-protein kinase At1g06840 isoform X2, whose product MAKFADVLCAVTLLVLLPCSDVALGQTTDPSEVNGLRAIKGRLVDPMQNLMNWNRGDPCRSNWTGVFCHKVNDDTFLHVTELQLFKRNLSGTLAPEVSLLSHLKTLDFMWNNLTGSIPKEIGNITTLKLILLNGNQLSGILPYEIGNLQSLNRLQVDQNQLSGPIPKSFSNLRSVKHLHMNNNSLSGAIPSELSTLPLLLHLLVDNNNLSGPLPPEFAEAPAMKIFQADNNNFSGSSIPTTYNNISTLLKLDISWNQLTGSIPTNKLASNITTIDLSHNMLNGTIPQNFSGLPKLQILSLEDNYLNGSVPSTIWNGIELTGNRSLILDFQNNSLKTIPDTFDPPPNTTVMLYGNPVCGGTNGSLITNLCQPMSVNMQTSQNEHGSSCQPCPVDKNYEYNPSSPLTCFCAVPLGVGLRLKSPGITDFRPYEDDFEINLTSLLQLFRYQLSIERYIWEVGPRLNMHMKLFPSNSSLFNISEIVRLRHVLAGWEITLSDVFGPYELLNFTLGSYADEFPNAVSTGLSKAALGSIFASTIAGAILLSVVATTLIVRRRSRHRTVSKRSLSRFSVKVDGVRCFTFEEMAIATNNFDLSAQVGQGGYGKVYKGILGDGALVAIKRAHEDSLQGSREFCTEIELLSRLHHRNLVSLVGYCDEEDEQMLVYEFMSNGTLRDHLSAKSKRPLSFGLRLKIALGAAKGILYLHTEADPPIFHRDVKASNILLDSKFVAKVADFGLSRLAPVPDVEGTLPAHVSTVVKGTPGYLDPEYFLTHKLTDKSDVYSLGVVFLEMLTGMKPIEHGKNIVREVNSACQSGAVSGIIDGRMGLYPPECIKRFLSLATKCCQDETDDRPSMWEIVRELELILRMMPEEDLILLETSETDSTDVSKSLSSSATRTLFVSSQASGSLDASSGMISGRVTPR is encoded by the exons ATGGCTAAGTTTGCAGACGTCCTCTGTGCAGTTACACTACTTGTGTTGCTCCCCTGCTCGGATGTTGCATTGGGGCAGACTACTGACCCTTCCGAGG TCAATGGGCTCAGGGCTATCAAGGGACGATTAGTTGATCCTATGCAAAACCTTATGAATTGGAATAGGGGAGATCCGTGCAGGTCAAATTGGACAGGAGTCTTCTGCCACAAAGTGAATGATGATACATTTCTTCATGTGACAGAATT GCAGTTATTTAAGAGGAATCTCTCAGGAACTCTGGCACCAGAGGTCAGTCTTTTATCTCATCTGAAAACACT GGATTTTATGTGGAACAACTTAACTGGTAGCATCCCAAAGGAAATAGGCAACATCACTACGCTCAAACTTAT ACTTTTGAATGGCAATCAACTCTCTGGTATTTTACCTTATGAGATCGGTAACCTTCAAAGTTTAAACAGATTACAGGTTGACCAAAACCAATTGTCCGGCCCCATACCTAAATCATTTTCCAATTTAAGAAGTGTGAAACATCT TCATATGAACAATAATTCGTTAAGTGGGGCCATCCCGTCTGAACTTTCCACATTGCCTCTTCTTCTTCACCT GCTTGTTGACAATAACAACCTATCTGGACCTCTCCCTCCAGAATTTGCTGAAGCGCCTGCCATGAAAATATT TCAGGCTGATAACAATAACTTCAGTGGAAGTTCCATCCCTACTACATATAACAACATATCCACACTACTAAAGCT GGATATTAGCTGGAACCAGTTGACAGGATCTATACCAACTAATAAGCTCGCTTCCAATATCACTACAAT TGATTTGTCGCACAACATGCTCAATGGAACTATCCCACAGAACTTCTCAGGGCTCCCCAAGCTTCAGATATT GTCACTTGAGGATAATTATCTAAATGGTTCTGTTCCCTCGACAATCTGGAATGGCATCGAGCTTACTGGAAATAGAAGCCTTATTCT AGACTTCCAAAACAATTCTCTCAAGACAATTCCGGACACATTTGATCCTCCCCCAAATACCACTGTAAT GCTATATGGAAACCCTGTGTGTGGGGGTACGAATGGATCTCTGATAACCAACCTGTGCCAACCCATGTCAGTAAACATGCAAACGTCGCAAAATGAACATGGCTCTAGTTGTCAACCTTGTCCTGTGGATAAAAATTATGAGTACAATCCATCATCACCACTAACTTGCTTTTGTGCGGTGCCACTTGGAGTCGGACTTCGTCTGAAGAGTCCAGGAATCACAGATTTTCGTCCCTATGAAGATGACTTTGAGATCAACTTAACCTCTTTATTGCAACTGTTTCGGTATCAGTTAAGTATTGAACGCTACATATGGGAGGTTGGTCCAAGGCTAAATATGCACATGAAGTTATTTCCAAGTAATTCAAGTCTATTCAATATATCTGAGATTGTGCGACTCAGACATGTACTTGCTGGCTGGGAAATTACCCTTTCAGATGTATTTGGTCCATATGAGCTTCTCAACTTCACACTAGGTTCTTATGCAGATG AATTTCCAAATGCAGTGTCAACAGGTTTAAGTAAGGCTGCACTGGGCAGTATCTTTGCTAGCACAATTGCTGGCGCTATTTTACTTTCTGTGGTAGCTACCACCCTTATAGTGAGAAGGCGTTCAAGACACAGAACTGTCTCAAAACGTTCAT TGTCAAGGTTTTCTGTCAAAGTTGATGGCGTTAGATGTTTCACATTTGAAGAAATGGCTATAGCAACAAATAATTTTGATCTATCAGCCCAAGTTGGCCAAGGAGGTTACGGCAAAGTCTACAAGGGAATTCTAGGCGATGGAGCACTTGTAGCAATCAAACGAGCACACGAGGATTCCCTTCAAGGTTCAAGGGAGTTCTGCACGGAGATAGAGCTACTATCAAGATTGCATCATCGCAATTTGGTTTCATTGGTTGGCTATTGCGATGAAGAGGATGAGCAG ATGCTGGTTTATGAATTCATGTCAAATGGCACTTTACGTGATCATCTTTCTG CCAAGTCCAAGAGACCTCTAAGTTTTGGTTTGAGGTTGAAAATCGCATTGGGTGCTGCAAAGGGAATTTTGTATCTACATACTGAAGCAGATCCACCTATATTCCACCGTGATGTTAAGGCCAGCAACATTCTGTTGGACTCCAAATTCGTTGCAAAGGTAGCCGATTTTGGTCTCTCGAGGCTTGCTCCAGTGCCAGATGTCGAAGGGACATTGCCAGCTCACGTATCCACTGTTGTCAAGGGCACCCCA GGCTATCTTGATCCGGAATACTTCCTAACTCACAAACTGACCGACAAGAGTGATGTTTACAGCCTGGGTGTCGTGTTCCTTGAAATGTTAACTGGTATGAAACCAATTGAGCATGGTAAAAACATAGTGAGAGAG GTAAACTCAGCTTGCCAGTCGGGCGCAGTTTCTGGAATAATCGATGGCCGGATGGGCTTATACCCCCCAGAATGCATCAAGAGGTTCTTATCACTAGCAACCAAGTGTTGCCAGGATGAAACTGATGACAGGCCTTCCATGTGGGAGATTGTCAGAGAACTTGAGCTCATCTTGAGGATGATGCCTGAAGAGGACCTGATTCTGCTGGAAACCTCAGAAACAGACTCGACCGATGTCAGTAAGTCGTTGTCATCTTCAGCGACCAGGACCCTCTTCGTCTCGTCACAGGCCTCTGGGAGTCTTGATGCGAGCAGCGGCATGATCTCTGGAAGAGTAACTCCCCGGTAG
- the LOC103630498 gene encoding probable LRR receptor-like serine/threonine-protein kinase At1g06840 isoform X3, producing the protein MWNNLTGSIPKEIGNITTLKLILLNGNQLSGILPYEIGNLQSLNRLQVDQNQLSGPIPKSFSNLRSVKHLHMNNNSLSGAIPSELSTLPLLLHLLVDNNNLSGPLPPEFAEAPAMKIFQADNNNFSGSSIPTTYNNISTLLKLSLRNCSLQGDIPDLSSIPQLGYLDISWNQLTGSIPTNKLASNITTIDLSHNMLNGTIPQNFSGLPKLQILSLEDNYLNGSVPSTIWNGIELTGNRSLILDFQNNSLKTIPDTFDPPPNTTVMLYGNPVCGGTNGSLITNLCQPMSVNMQTSQNEHGSSCQPCPVDKNYEYNPSSPLTCFCAVPLGVGLRLKSPGITDFRPYEDDFEINLTSLLQLFRYQLSIERYIWEVGPRLNMHMKLFPSNSSLFNISEIVRLRHVLAGWEITLSDVFGPYELLNFTLGSYADEFPNAVSTGLSKAALGSIFASTIAGAILLSVVATTLIVRRRSRHRTVSKRSLSRFSVKVDGVRCFTFEEMAIATNNFDLSAQVGQGGYGKVYKGILGDGALVAIKRAHEDSLQGSREFCTEIELLSRLHHRNLVSLVGYCDEEDEQMLVYEFMSNGTLRDHLSAKSKRPLSFGLRLKIALGAAKGILYLHTEADPPIFHRDVKASNILLDSKFVAKVADFGLSRLAPVPDVEGTLPAHVSTVVKGTPGYLDPEYFLTHKLTDKSDVYSLGVVFLEMLTGMKPIEHGKNIVREVNSACQSGAVSGIIDGRMGLYPPECIKRFLSLATKCCQDETDDRPSMWEIVRELELILRMMPEEDLILLETSETDSTDVSKSLSSSATRTLFVSSQASGSLDASSGMISGRVTPR; encoded by the exons ATGTGGAACAACTTAACTGGTAGCATCCCAAAGGAAATAGGCAACATCACTACGCTCAAACTTAT ACTTTTGAATGGCAATCAACTCTCTGGTATTTTACCTTATGAGATCGGTAACCTTCAAAGTTTAAACAGATTACAGGTTGACCAAAACCAATTGTCCGGCCCCATACCTAAATCATTTTCCAATTTAAGAAGTGTGAAACATCT TCATATGAACAATAATTCGTTAAGTGGGGCCATCCCGTCTGAACTTTCCACATTGCCTCTTCTTCTTCACCT GCTTGTTGACAATAACAACCTATCTGGACCTCTCCCTCCAGAATTTGCTGAAGCGCCTGCCATGAAAATATT TCAGGCTGATAACAATAACTTCAGTGGAAGTTCCATCCCTACTACATATAACAACATATCCACACTACTAAAGCT GAGTCTTAGAAATTGCAGCTTGCAAGGAGATATTCCAGATTTGAGTAGCATACCTCAACTTGGCTATTT GGATATTAGCTGGAACCAGTTGACAGGATCTATACCAACTAATAAGCTCGCTTCCAATATCACTACAAT TGATTTGTCGCACAACATGCTCAATGGAACTATCCCACAGAACTTCTCAGGGCTCCCCAAGCTTCAGATATT GTCACTTGAGGATAATTATCTAAATGGTTCTGTTCCCTCGACAATCTGGAATGGCATCGAGCTTACTGGAAATAGAAGCCTTATTCT AGACTTCCAAAACAATTCTCTCAAGACAATTCCGGACACATTTGATCCTCCCCCAAATACCACTGTAAT GCTATATGGAAACCCTGTGTGTGGGGGTACGAATGGATCTCTGATAACCAACCTGTGCCAACCCATGTCAGTAAACATGCAAACGTCGCAAAATGAACATGGCTCTAGTTGTCAACCTTGTCCTGTGGATAAAAATTATGAGTACAATCCATCATCACCACTAACTTGCTTTTGTGCGGTGCCACTTGGAGTCGGACTTCGTCTGAAGAGTCCAGGAATCACAGATTTTCGTCCCTATGAAGATGACTTTGAGATCAACTTAACCTCTTTATTGCAACTGTTTCGGTATCAGTTAAGTATTGAACGCTACATATGGGAGGTTGGTCCAAGGCTAAATATGCACATGAAGTTATTTCCAAGTAATTCAAGTCTATTCAATATATCTGAGATTGTGCGACTCAGACATGTACTTGCTGGCTGGGAAATTACCCTTTCAGATGTATTTGGTCCATATGAGCTTCTCAACTTCACACTAGGTTCTTATGCAGATG AATTTCCAAATGCAGTGTCAACAGGTTTAAGTAAGGCTGCACTGGGCAGTATCTTTGCTAGCACAATTGCTGGCGCTATTTTACTTTCTGTGGTAGCTACCACCCTTATAGTGAGAAGGCGTTCAAGACACAGAACTGTCTCAAAACGTTCAT TGTCAAGGTTTTCTGTCAAAGTTGATGGCGTTAGATGTTTCACATTTGAAGAAATGGCTATAGCAACAAATAATTTTGATCTATCAGCCCAAGTTGGCCAAGGAGGTTACGGCAAAGTCTACAAGGGAATTCTAGGCGATGGAGCACTTGTAGCAATCAAACGAGCACACGAGGATTCCCTTCAAGGTTCAAGGGAGTTCTGCACGGAGATAGAGCTACTATCAAGATTGCATCATCGCAATTTGGTTTCATTGGTTGGCTATTGCGATGAAGAGGATGAGCAG ATGCTGGTTTATGAATTCATGTCAAATGGCACTTTACGTGATCATCTTTCTG CCAAGTCCAAGAGACCTCTAAGTTTTGGTTTGAGGTTGAAAATCGCATTGGGTGCTGCAAAGGGAATTTTGTATCTACATACTGAAGCAGATCCACCTATATTCCACCGTGATGTTAAGGCCAGCAACATTCTGTTGGACTCCAAATTCGTTGCAAAGGTAGCCGATTTTGGTCTCTCGAGGCTTGCTCCAGTGCCAGATGTCGAAGGGACATTGCCAGCTCACGTATCCACTGTTGTCAAGGGCACCCCA GGCTATCTTGATCCGGAATACTTCCTAACTCACAAACTGACCGACAAGAGTGATGTTTACAGCCTGGGTGTCGTGTTCCTTGAAATGTTAACTGGTATGAAACCAATTGAGCATGGTAAAAACATAGTGAGAGAG GTAAACTCAGCTTGCCAGTCGGGCGCAGTTTCTGGAATAATCGATGGCCGGATGGGCTTATACCCCCCAGAATGCATCAAGAGGTTCTTATCACTAGCAACCAAGTGTTGCCAGGATGAAACTGATGACAGGCCTTCCATGTGGGAGATTGTCAGAGAACTTGAGCTCATCTTGAGGATGATGCCTGAAGAGGACCTGATTCTGCTGGAAACCTCAGAAACAGACTCGACCGATGTCAGTAAGTCGTTGTCATCTTCAGCGACCAGGACCCTCTTCGTCTCGTCACAGGCCTCTGGGAGTCTTGATGCGAGCAGCGGCATGATCTCTGGAAGAGTAACTCCCCGGTAG
- the LOC103630497 gene encoding receptor like protein 29-like yields the protein MADLLGDPAWPQLHPRPCTDTPWPGLQCELAPDDTCVLRATRLHLGPDVATPPCRPGARLNPASLRGLPHLRTLSIFVCFGAAQAPVELSPALFTLSSSLEQIVLKSNPSLTSPIPATLVIIVFEEKMAY from the coding sequence ATGGCGGACCTCCTCGGCGACCCGGCGTGGCCGCAGCTCCACCCGCGGCCCTGCACCGACACGCCATGGCCAGGCCTACAGTGCGAGCTTGCGCCCGACGACACGTGCGTGCTCCGCGCCACCCGCCTCCACCTGGGCCCCGACGTCGCCACCCCGCCCTGCAGGCCCGGGGCCAGGCTCAACCCCGCCTCGCTGCGCGGCCTGCCGCACCTCCGGACGCTCTCCATCTTCGTCTGTTTCGGCGCCGCCCAGGCCCCCGTCGAGTTGTCGCCCGCGCTATTCACGTTGTCGTCCTCGCTCGAGCAGATCGTGCTCAAGTCCAACCCTAGCCTCACCTCCCCCATACCGGCGACGTTGGTTATCATTGTTTTTGAGGAAAAAATGGCGTATTAG